One part of the Neodiprion virginianus isolate iyNeoVirg1 chromosome 3, iyNeoVirg1.1, whole genome shotgun sequence genome encodes these proteins:
- the LOC124301624 gene encoding kinesin-associated protein 3 isoform X4 — translation MDEAKFLKRKVRSGNLDVHPTEKALVVNYDVEALILGELGDPMLGDRKECQKIIRLKSLNADTNVALLAKEVMEKCSLIHGSKLREVEQLIYYLQTRRTNDEVEDVGIQLSRPASSHATNAERNVDIERAIISNIDSYIELMYEEIPGKIRGSSLILQLARVPDNLLELTKNESLLSALARVLREDWRRSIELSTNIVYIFFCFSTYSQFHSIVLEYRIGSLCMDIIDFELGRYDQWKEDMEKRRRHFESTTGLSLFPTEIGNNLDKKAIVGDEIWNADGPLDFEVKRRSVELTSSATDVDVNKMKEDIEKSRKKFKSLTRKQEQLLRVAFYLLLNIAENTEVERKMRKKNVIGMLIKTLDRSNTDLLILVVTFLKKLSIFRENKDLMADLNVIEKLPRLLHNSNSDLIQSTLKLSFNLSFDTKLRSKMIRVGLLPKLVTLLIQSEIKNKTTILGLLYHLSMDDKVKSMFTYTDCIPMVTDMILVSNDNQIKPELTALCINLAANKRNAQLMVENNILQGLIRRAFRTQDPLVMKMIRNISQHDCTKESFIEFVGDFATALTQSESQDFVLEIVGVLGNLTLPDLDYSQILRRCNLIPWIRNNLVPGKAQDDLVLEVVIFLGTAAYDEMCARLLCKADILLSLVELLRAKQEDDEIVLQIIYVFYQIAKHDSTRDYLIRETGNEAPGYLIDLMHDKNPMIRKVCDACLDVIALCDEDWAARIKVEKFRSHNQQWLEMVESITLDPTNHLMPDEDDSLPPFASGDLLKHTMLFPTSNAALFNADDVDVVAKSLSDASENPSRPVSR, via the exons ATGGACGAAGCAAAGTTTTTAAAAAG gaAAGTGAGATCCGGCAACTTGGATGTTCATCCAACTGAAAAGGCTTTGGTAGTCAATTACGACGTGGAAGCATTGATTTTAGGAGAACTTGGTGACCCTATGCTAGGAGATCGCAAG GAATGTCAAAAGATAATACGCTTGAAAAGTTTGAACGCTGATACAAACGTAGCTCTCCTCGCCAAAGAAGTTATGGAAAAATGCAGTTTGATTCATGGGTCCAAGTTACGAGAAGTTGAACAACTCATCTATTATTTGCAAACTCGTCGGACCAATGATGAAG TTGAGGATGTGGGTATACAACTTTCACGGCCAGCATCTTCTCATGCAACAAACGCAGAGCGCAATGTTGACATCGAGAGAGCCATTATTAGCAACATTGACAGTTATATTGAACTTATGTACGAAGAGATACCAGGGAAAATTAGGGGTTCGTCTCTAATTCTACAGCTCGCCAGAGTTCCGGACAACTTGTTGGAATTGACAAAGAATG AATCCCTACTGAGTGCACTAGCGAGAGTTCTGAGAGAAGACTGGAGACGCAGTATCGAACTATCCACTAACATAGTCTACATATTCTTTTGTTTCTCAACTTACAGTCAGTTTCACAGCATAGTACTAGAATATAGG ATCGGCTCTCTATGTATGGACATAATTGACTTCGAGCTTGGGCGTTATGACCAGTGGAAAGAAGACATGGAGAAACGGCGTCGTCATTTTGAAAGTACAACAGGCCTCTCGCTTTTTCCTACTGAAATTGGTAATAACTTGGATAAAAAAGCAATAGTCGGCGATGAGATCTGGAATGCAGATGGTCCCCTTGACTTTGAAGTTAAAAGAAGATCCGTCGAATTAACAAGTTCCGCTACGGACGTTGAtgttaataaaatgaaagagGACATTGAAAAAAGTCGTAAAAAGTTTAAAAGTTTGACAAGAAAACAGGAACAGTTACTGCGAG TTGCCTTCTACCTATTATTGAACATTGCGGAGAACACAGAAGTGGAACGCAAAATGCGTAAGAAGAACGTCATTGGGATGCTCATCAAGACATTAGACAGAAGCAATACGGATTTGCTGATATTGGTTGTGACTTTTCTCAAGAAGTTGTCTATATTCCGCGAGAACAAGGACTTAATG gCGGATCTgaatgtaattgaaaaattaccaaGGCTACTACACAACAGTAATTCTGATCTAATTCAAAGCACTTTGAAGTTATCATTTAATCTTTCATTTGACACAAAATTGCGGTCAAAGATGATACGGGTAGGACTGTTACCAAAGCTAGTCACGCTGCTGATTCAAA GTGAGATCAAAAACAAAACTACAATACTCGGCTTGCTCTATCATCTCAGCATGGATGACAAAGTCAAGTCTATGTTTACATATACAGATTGCATTCCTATG GTTACCGACATGATTTTGGTGTCTAATGATAATCAAATAAAGCCGGAGTTGACTGCattatgtataaatttggCCGCCAATAAACGGAATGCTCAGCTTATGGTCGAGAACAACATTTTGCAGGGGTTGATTCGTCGTGCATTTAGAACTCAAGATCCGCTAGTGATGAAAATGATACGAAACATATCACAGCACGATTGCACCAAGGAGAGTTTCATT GAATTTGTTGGCGACTTTGCAACGGCTCTGACTCAATCAGAATCGCAAGATTTCGTGCTGGAAATTGTTGGAGTCCTTGGCAACTTGACACTTCCGGATCTTGACTATTCACAAATACTACGACGATGCAATCTAATACCTTGGATAAGGAACAACCTTGTGCCTG GTAAAGCCCAAGACGATTTGGTACTGGAAGTAGTAATATTTTTGGGTACGGCAGCTTACGACGAAATGTGCGCCCGATTATTGTGCAAGGCCGATATTTTACTGTCCCTGGTGGAATTACTCAGAG CAAAACAAGAGGATGATGAAATAGTACTACAAATAATTTACGTATTTTATCAAATTGCTAAACATGATTCTACAAGAGACTATTTGATTCGAGAGACTGGTAATG AAGCCCCTGGTTATTTGATAGACTTGATGCATGATAAAAATCCCATGATCCGAAAGGTATGCGATGCCTGCTTGGACGTTATTGCG CTTTGCGACGAAGACTGGGCAGCTCGAATTAAAGTTGAGAAATTCCGATCACACAACCAACAATGGTTGGAGATGGTAGAGTCTATTACATTGGACCCTACAAATCACCTCATGCCAGACGAAGACGATAGCCTCCCACCATTTGCTAGTGGAGATCTTCTCAAACATACAATGCTCTTTCCAAcca GTAATGCTGCTTTGTTTAATGCAGACGATGTCGATGTTGTGGCTAAAAGCTTATCGGATGCTTCGGAGAATCCTAGCCGACCAGTCAGTCGGTAA
- the LOC124301637 gene encoding guanine nucleotide-binding protein subunit gamma-1: MDMMVTNLQQQRQVTEQLRREAAIRRITVSKAVEDIMKYITEHEQEDCLLVGFSSQKSNPFREKSSCSIL; encoded by the coding sequence ATGGACATGATGGTTACGAATCTACAACAGCAACGACAGGTTACCGAGCAGCTTCGTCGCGAGGCTGCGATCAGGCGAATCACCGTCAGCAAGGCCGTCGAggatataatgaaatatatcACGGAACACGAGCAAGAGGACTGCCTGTTAGTCGGATTCTCTTCACAAAAGTCGAACCCCTTCCGCGAGAAGAGCTCCTGCAGCATTCTATAA
- the LOC124301624 gene encoding kinesin-associated protein 3 isoform X1 produces MDEAKFLKRKVRSGNLDVHPTEKALVVNYDVEALILGELGDPMLGDRKECQKIIRLKSLNADTNVALLAKEVMEKCSLIHGSKLREVEQLIYYLQTRRTNDEVEDVGIQLSRPASSHATNAERNVDIERAIISNIDSYIELMYEEIPGKIRGSSLILQLARVPDNLLELTKNESLLSALARVLREDWRRSIELSTNIVYIFFCFSTYSQFHSIVLEYRIGSLCMDIIDFELGRYDQWKEDMEKRRRHFESTTGLSLFPTEIGNNLDKKAIVGDEIWNADGPLDFEVKRRSVELTSSATDVDVNKMKEDIEKSRKKFKSLTRKQEQLLRVAFYLLLNIAENTEVERKMRKKNVIGMLIKTLDRSNTDLLILVVTFLKKLSIFRENKDLMADLNVIEKLPRLLHNSNSDLIQSTLKLSFNLSFDTKLRSKMIRVGLLPKLVTLLIQSEIKNKTTILGLLYHLSMDDKVKSMFTYTDCIPMVTDMILVSNDNQIKPELTALCINLAANKRNAQLMVENNILQGLIRRAFRTQDPLVMKMIRNISQHDCTKESFIEFVGDFATALTQSESQDFVLEIVGVLGNLTLPDLDYSQILRRCNLIPWIRNNLVPGKAQDDLVLEVVIFLGTAAYDEMCARLLCKADILLSLVELLRAKQEDDEIVLQIIYVFYQIAKHDSTRDYLIRETGNEAPGYLIDLMHDKNPMIRKVCDACLDVIALCDEDWAARIKVEKFRSHNQQWLEMVESITLDPTNHLMPDEDDSLPPFASGDLLKHTMLFPTSNAALFNADDVDVVAKSLSDASENPSRPVSRYTRDLDEMGELTAARSRSRLSIGSGIEDLCVSKMKCNEFNASHVLI; encoded by the exons ATGGACGAAGCAAAGTTTTTAAAAAG gaAAGTGAGATCCGGCAACTTGGATGTTCATCCAACTGAAAAGGCTTTGGTAGTCAATTACGACGTGGAAGCATTGATTTTAGGAGAACTTGGTGACCCTATGCTAGGAGATCGCAAG GAATGTCAAAAGATAATACGCTTGAAAAGTTTGAACGCTGATACAAACGTAGCTCTCCTCGCCAAAGAAGTTATGGAAAAATGCAGTTTGATTCATGGGTCCAAGTTACGAGAAGTTGAACAACTCATCTATTATTTGCAAACTCGTCGGACCAATGATGAAG TTGAGGATGTGGGTATACAACTTTCACGGCCAGCATCTTCTCATGCAACAAACGCAGAGCGCAATGTTGACATCGAGAGAGCCATTATTAGCAACATTGACAGTTATATTGAACTTATGTACGAAGAGATACCAGGGAAAATTAGGGGTTCGTCTCTAATTCTACAGCTCGCCAGAGTTCCGGACAACTTGTTGGAATTGACAAAGAATG AATCCCTACTGAGTGCACTAGCGAGAGTTCTGAGAGAAGACTGGAGACGCAGTATCGAACTATCCACTAACATAGTCTACATATTCTTTTGTTTCTCAACTTACAGTCAGTTTCACAGCATAGTACTAGAATATAGG ATCGGCTCTCTATGTATGGACATAATTGACTTCGAGCTTGGGCGTTATGACCAGTGGAAAGAAGACATGGAGAAACGGCGTCGTCATTTTGAAAGTACAACAGGCCTCTCGCTTTTTCCTACTGAAATTGGTAATAACTTGGATAAAAAAGCAATAGTCGGCGATGAGATCTGGAATGCAGATGGTCCCCTTGACTTTGAAGTTAAAAGAAGATCCGTCGAATTAACAAGTTCCGCTACGGACGTTGAtgttaataaaatgaaagagGACATTGAAAAAAGTCGTAAAAAGTTTAAAAGTTTGACAAGAAAACAGGAACAGTTACTGCGAG TTGCCTTCTACCTATTATTGAACATTGCGGAGAACACAGAAGTGGAACGCAAAATGCGTAAGAAGAACGTCATTGGGATGCTCATCAAGACATTAGACAGAAGCAATACGGATTTGCTGATATTGGTTGTGACTTTTCTCAAGAAGTTGTCTATATTCCGCGAGAACAAGGACTTAATG gCGGATCTgaatgtaattgaaaaattaccaaGGCTACTACACAACAGTAATTCTGATCTAATTCAAAGCACTTTGAAGTTATCATTTAATCTTTCATTTGACACAAAATTGCGGTCAAAGATGATACGGGTAGGACTGTTACCAAAGCTAGTCACGCTGCTGATTCAAA GTGAGATCAAAAACAAAACTACAATACTCGGCTTGCTCTATCATCTCAGCATGGATGACAAAGTCAAGTCTATGTTTACATATACAGATTGCATTCCTATG GTTACCGACATGATTTTGGTGTCTAATGATAATCAAATAAAGCCGGAGTTGACTGCattatgtataaatttggCCGCCAATAAACGGAATGCTCAGCTTATGGTCGAGAACAACATTTTGCAGGGGTTGATTCGTCGTGCATTTAGAACTCAAGATCCGCTAGTGATGAAAATGATACGAAACATATCACAGCACGATTGCACCAAGGAGAGTTTCATT GAATTTGTTGGCGACTTTGCAACGGCTCTGACTCAATCAGAATCGCAAGATTTCGTGCTGGAAATTGTTGGAGTCCTTGGCAACTTGACACTTCCGGATCTTGACTATTCACAAATACTACGACGATGCAATCTAATACCTTGGATAAGGAACAACCTTGTGCCTG GTAAAGCCCAAGACGATTTGGTACTGGAAGTAGTAATATTTTTGGGTACGGCAGCTTACGACGAAATGTGCGCCCGATTATTGTGCAAGGCCGATATTTTACTGTCCCTGGTGGAATTACTCAGAG CAAAACAAGAGGATGATGAAATAGTACTACAAATAATTTACGTATTTTATCAAATTGCTAAACATGATTCTACAAGAGACTATTTGATTCGAGAGACTGGTAATG AAGCCCCTGGTTATTTGATAGACTTGATGCATGATAAAAATCCCATGATCCGAAAGGTATGCGATGCCTGCTTGGACGTTATTGCG CTTTGCGACGAAGACTGGGCAGCTCGAATTAAAGTTGAGAAATTCCGATCACACAACCAACAATGGTTGGAGATGGTAGAGTCTATTACATTGGACCCTACAAATCACCTCATGCCAGACGAAGACGATAGCCTCCCACCATTTGCTAGTGGAGATCTTCTCAAACATACAATGCTCTTTCCAAcca GTAATGCTGCTTTGTTTAATGCAGACGATGTCGATGTTGTGGCTAAAAGCTTATCGGATGCTTCGGAGAATCCTAGCCGACCAGTCAGTCG GTACACTAGAGATTTAGATGAGATGGGTGAACTAACAGCTGCCCGCTCCAGGTCCCGACTGTCCATTGGCTCGGGGATTGAGGACTTGTGTGTCTCGAAAATGAAGTGTAATGAATTCAATGCCTCTCACGTACTTATATAA
- the LOC124301624 gene encoding kinesin-associated protein 3 isoform X3: MLGDRKECQKIIRLKSLNADTNVALLAKEVMEKCSLIHGSKLREVEQLIYYLQTRRTNDEVEDVGIQLSRPASSHATNAERNVDIERAIISNIDSYIELMYEEIPGKIRGSSLILQLARVPDNLLELTKNESLLSALARVLREDWRRSIELSTNIVYIFFCFSTYSQFHSIVLEYRIGSLCMDIIDFELGRYDQWKEDMEKRRRHFESTTGLSLFPTEIGNNLDKKAIVGDEIWNADGPLDFEVKRRSVELTSSATDVDVNKMKEDIEKSRKKFKSLTRKQEQLLRVAFYLLLNIAENTEVERKMRKKNVIGMLIKTLDRSNTDLLILVVTFLKKLSIFRENKDLMADLNVIEKLPRLLHNSNSDLIQSTLKLSFNLSFDTKLRSKMIRVGLLPKLVTLLIQSEIKNKTTILGLLYHLSMDDKVKSMFTYTDCIPMVTDMILVSNDNQIKPELTALCINLAANKRNAQLMVENNILQGLIRRAFRTQDPLVMKMIRNISQHDCTKESFIEFVGDFATALTQSESQDFVLEIVGVLGNLTLPDLDYSQILRRCNLIPWIRNNLVPGKAQDDLVLEVVIFLGTAAYDEMCARLLCKADILLSLVELLRAKQEDDEIVLQIIYVFYQIAKHDSTRDYLIRETGNEAPGYLIDLMHDKNPMIRKVCDACLDVIALCDEDWAARIKVEKFRSHNQQWLEMVESITLDPTNHLMPDEDDSLPPFASGDLLKHTMLFPTSNAALFNADDVDVVAKSLSDASENPSRPVSRYTRDLDEMGELTAARSRSRLSIGSGIEDLCVSKMKCNEFNASHVLI, translated from the exons ATGCTAGGAGATCGCAAG GAATGTCAAAAGATAATACGCTTGAAAAGTTTGAACGCTGATACAAACGTAGCTCTCCTCGCCAAAGAAGTTATGGAAAAATGCAGTTTGATTCATGGGTCCAAGTTACGAGAAGTTGAACAACTCATCTATTATTTGCAAACTCGTCGGACCAATGATGAAG TTGAGGATGTGGGTATACAACTTTCACGGCCAGCATCTTCTCATGCAACAAACGCAGAGCGCAATGTTGACATCGAGAGAGCCATTATTAGCAACATTGACAGTTATATTGAACTTATGTACGAAGAGATACCAGGGAAAATTAGGGGTTCGTCTCTAATTCTACAGCTCGCCAGAGTTCCGGACAACTTGTTGGAATTGACAAAGAATG AATCCCTACTGAGTGCACTAGCGAGAGTTCTGAGAGAAGACTGGAGACGCAGTATCGAACTATCCACTAACATAGTCTACATATTCTTTTGTTTCTCAACTTACAGTCAGTTTCACAGCATAGTACTAGAATATAGG ATCGGCTCTCTATGTATGGACATAATTGACTTCGAGCTTGGGCGTTATGACCAGTGGAAAGAAGACATGGAGAAACGGCGTCGTCATTTTGAAAGTACAACAGGCCTCTCGCTTTTTCCTACTGAAATTGGTAATAACTTGGATAAAAAAGCAATAGTCGGCGATGAGATCTGGAATGCAGATGGTCCCCTTGACTTTGAAGTTAAAAGAAGATCCGTCGAATTAACAAGTTCCGCTACGGACGTTGAtgttaataaaatgaaagagGACATTGAAAAAAGTCGTAAAAAGTTTAAAAGTTTGACAAGAAAACAGGAACAGTTACTGCGAG TTGCCTTCTACCTATTATTGAACATTGCGGAGAACACAGAAGTGGAACGCAAAATGCGTAAGAAGAACGTCATTGGGATGCTCATCAAGACATTAGACAGAAGCAATACGGATTTGCTGATATTGGTTGTGACTTTTCTCAAGAAGTTGTCTATATTCCGCGAGAACAAGGACTTAATG gCGGATCTgaatgtaattgaaaaattaccaaGGCTACTACACAACAGTAATTCTGATCTAATTCAAAGCACTTTGAAGTTATCATTTAATCTTTCATTTGACACAAAATTGCGGTCAAAGATGATACGGGTAGGACTGTTACCAAAGCTAGTCACGCTGCTGATTCAAA GTGAGATCAAAAACAAAACTACAATACTCGGCTTGCTCTATCATCTCAGCATGGATGACAAAGTCAAGTCTATGTTTACATATACAGATTGCATTCCTATG GTTACCGACATGATTTTGGTGTCTAATGATAATCAAATAAAGCCGGAGTTGACTGCattatgtataaatttggCCGCCAATAAACGGAATGCTCAGCTTATGGTCGAGAACAACATTTTGCAGGGGTTGATTCGTCGTGCATTTAGAACTCAAGATCCGCTAGTGATGAAAATGATACGAAACATATCACAGCACGATTGCACCAAGGAGAGTTTCATT GAATTTGTTGGCGACTTTGCAACGGCTCTGACTCAATCAGAATCGCAAGATTTCGTGCTGGAAATTGTTGGAGTCCTTGGCAACTTGACACTTCCGGATCTTGACTATTCACAAATACTACGACGATGCAATCTAATACCTTGGATAAGGAACAACCTTGTGCCTG GTAAAGCCCAAGACGATTTGGTACTGGAAGTAGTAATATTTTTGGGTACGGCAGCTTACGACGAAATGTGCGCCCGATTATTGTGCAAGGCCGATATTTTACTGTCCCTGGTGGAATTACTCAGAG CAAAACAAGAGGATGATGAAATAGTACTACAAATAATTTACGTATTTTATCAAATTGCTAAACATGATTCTACAAGAGACTATTTGATTCGAGAGACTGGTAATG AAGCCCCTGGTTATTTGATAGACTTGATGCATGATAAAAATCCCATGATCCGAAAGGTATGCGATGCCTGCTTGGACGTTATTGCG CTTTGCGACGAAGACTGGGCAGCTCGAATTAAAGTTGAGAAATTCCGATCACACAACCAACAATGGTTGGAGATGGTAGAGTCTATTACATTGGACCCTACAAATCACCTCATGCCAGACGAAGACGATAGCCTCCCACCATTTGCTAGTGGAGATCTTCTCAAACATACAATGCTCTTTCCAAcca GTAATGCTGCTTTGTTTAATGCAGACGATGTCGATGTTGTGGCTAAAAGCTTATCGGATGCTTCGGAGAATCCTAGCCGACCAGTCAGTCG GTACACTAGAGATTTAGATGAGATGGGTGAACTAACAGCTGCCCGCTCCAGGTCCCGACTGTCCATTGGCTCGGGGATTGAGGACTTGTGTGTCTCGAAAATGAAGTGTAATGAATTCAATGCCTCTCACGTACTTATATAA
- the LOC124301624 gene encoding kinesin-associated protein 3 isoform X2 yields MDEAKFLKRKVRSGNLDVHPTEKALVVNYDVEALILGELGDPMLGDRKECQKIIRLKSLNADTNVALLAKEVMEKCSLIHGSKLREVEQLIYYLQTRRTNDEVEDVGIQLSRPASSHATNAERNVDIERAIISNIDSYIELMYEEIPGKIRGSSLILQLARVPDNLLELTKNESLLSALARVLREDWRRSIELSTNIVYIFFCFSTYSQFHSIVLEYRIGSLCMDIIDFELGRYDQWKEDMEKRRRHFESTTGLSLFPTEIGNNLDKKAIVGDEIWNADGPLDFEVKRRSVELTSSATDVDVNKMKEDIEKSRKKFKSLTRKQEQLLRVAFYLLLNIAENTEVERKMRKKNVIGMLIKTLDRSNTDLLILVVTFLKKLSIFRENKDLMADLNVIEKLPRLLHNSNSDLIQSTLKLSFNLSFDTKLRSKMIRVGLLPKLVTLLIQSEIKNKTTILGLLYHLSMDDKVKSMFTYTDCIPMVTDMILVSNDNQIKPELTALCINLAANKRNAQLMVENNILQGLIRRAFRTQDPLVMKMIRNISQHDCTKESFIEFVGDFATALTQSESQDFVLEIVGVLGNLTLPDLDYSQILRRCNLIPWIRNNLVPGKAQDDLVLEVVIFLGTAAYDEMCARLLCKADILLSLVELLRAKQEDDEIVLQIIYVFYQIAKHDSTRDYLIRETGNAPGYLIDLMHDKNPMIRKVCDACLDVIALCDEDWAARIKVEKFRSHNQQWLEMVESITLDPTNHLMPDEDDSLPPFASGDLLKHTMLFPTSNAALFNADDVDVVAKSLSDASENPSRPVSRYTRDLDEMGELTAARSRSRLSIGSGIEDLCVSKMKCNEFNASHVLI; encoded by the exons ATGGACGAAGCAAAGTTTTTAAAAAG gaAAGTGAGATCCGGCAACTTGGATGTTCATCCAACTGAAAAGGCTTTGGTAGTCAATTACGACGTGGAAGCATTGATTTTAGGAGAACTTGGTGACCCTATGCTAGGAGATCGCAAG GAATGTCAAAAGATAATACGCTTGAAAAGTTTGAACGCTGATACAAACGTAGCTCTCCTCGCCAAAGAAGTTATGGAAAAATGCAGTTTGATTCATGGGTCCAAGTTACGAGAAGTTGAACAACTCATCTATTATTTGCAAACTCGTCGGACCAATGATGAAG TTGAGGATGTGGGTATACAACTTTCACGGCCAGCATCTTCTCATGCAACAAACGCAGAGCGCAATGTTGACATCGAGAGAGCCATTATTAGCAACATTGACAGTTATATTGAACTTATGTACGAAGAGATACCAGGGAAAATTAGGGGTTCGTCTCTAATTCTACAGCTCGCCAGAGTTCCGGACAACTTGTTGGAATTGACAAAGAATG AATCCCTACTGAGTGCACTAGCGAGAGTTCTGAGAGAAGACTGGAGACGCAGTATCGAACTATCCACTAACATAGTCTACATATTCTTTTGTTTCTCAACTTACAGTCAGTTTCACAGCATAGTACTAGAATATAGG ATCGGCTCTCTATGTATGGACATAATTGACTTCGAGCTTGGGCGTTATGACCAGTGGAAAGAAGACATGGAGAAACGGCGTCGTCATTTTGAAAGTACAACAGGCCTCTCGCTTTTTCCTACTGAAATTGGTAATAACTTGGATAAAAAAGCAATAGTCGGCGATGAGATCTGGAATGCAGATGGTCCCCTTGACTTTGAAGTTAAAAGAAGATCCGTCGAATTAACAAGTTCCGCTACGGACGTTGAtgttaataaaatgaaagagGACATTGAAAAAAGTCGTAAAAAGTTTAAAAGTTTGACAAGAAAACAGGAACAGTTACTGCGAG TTGCCTTCTACCTATTATTGAACATTGCGGAGAACACAGAAGTGGAACGCAAAATGCGTAAGAAGAACGTCATTGGGATGCTCATCAAGACATTAGACAGAAGCAATACGGATTTGCTGATATTGGTTGTGACTTTTCTCAAGAAGTTGTCTATATTCCGCGAGAACAAGGACTTAATG gCGGATCTgaatgtaattgaaaaattaccaaGGCTACTACACAACAGTAATTCTGATCTAATTCAAAGCACTTTGAAGTTATCATTTAATCTTTCATTTGACACAAAATTGCGGTCAAAGATGATACGGGTAGGACTGTTACCAAAGCTAGTCACGCTGCTGATTCAAA GTGAGATCAAAAACAAAACTACAATACTCGGCTTGCTCTATCATCTCAGCATGGATGACAAAGTCAAGTCTATGTTTACATATACAGATTGCATTCCTATG GTTACCGACATGATTTTGGTGTCTAATGATAATCAAATAAAGCCGGAGTTGACTGCattatgtataaatttggCCGCCAATAAACGGAATGCTCAGCTTATGGTCGAGAACAACATTTTGCAGGGGTTGATTCGTCGTGCATTTAGAACTCAAGATCCGCTAGTGATGAAAATGATACGAAACATATCACAGCACGATTGCACCAAGGAGAGTTTCATT GAATTTGTTGGCGACTTTGCAACGGCTCTGACTCAATCAGAATCGCAAGATTTCGTGCTGGAAATTGTTGGAGTCCTTGGCAACTTGACACTTCCGGATCTTGACTATTCACAAATACTACGACGATGCAATCTAATACCTTGGATAAGGAACAACCTTGTGCCTG GTAAAGCCCAAGACGATTTGGTACTGGAAGTAGTAATATTTTTGGGTACGGCAGCTTACGACGAAATGTGCGCCCGATTATTGTGCAAGGCCGATATTTTACTGTCCCTGGTGGAATTACTCAGAG CAAAACAAGAGGATGATGAAATAGTACTACAAATAATTTACGTATTTTATCAAATTGCTAAACATGATTCTACAAGAGACTATTTGATTCGAGAGACTGGTAATG CCCCTGGTTATTTGATAGACTTGATGCATGATAAAAATCCCATGATCCGAAAGGTATGCGATGCCTGCTTGGACGTTATTGCG CTTTGCGACGAAGACTGGGCAGCTCGAATTAAAGTTGAGAAATTCCGATCACACAACCAACAATGGTTGGAGATGGTAGAGTCTATTACATTGGACCCTACAAATCACCTCATGCCAGACGAAGACGATAGCCTCCCACCATTTGCTAGTGGAGATCTTCTCAAACATACAATGCTCTTTCCAAcca GTAATGCTGCTTTGTTTAATGCAGACGATGTCGATGTTGTGGCTAAAAGCTTATCGGATGCTTCGGAGAATCCTAGCCGACCAGTCAGTCG GTACACTAGAGATTTAGATGAGATGGGTGAACTAACAGCTGCCCGCTCCAGGTCCCGACTGTCCATTGGCTCGGGGATTGAGGACTTGTGTGTCTCGAAAATGAAGTGTAATGAATTCAATGCCTCTCACGTACTTATATAA